The genomic segment TCTCTGCTTCAGAACAGTTGTCAAGATGGCCAGGTTCAGATTCACTGATCTTCTCAGAACATTTCCGCATAACAGATTTCTCTGCTTCAGTACCGTTCTCTAGCTGGCCGGCTTCCGCATCCatgttggttttgtttgacTCAATTGTCTCTGAACAAGCATTAGCACAGCCAGTGGAATCTGCTTGAGCAGCAACCCACAATTTCTCAGGATAAAGTGTCAGAAACGAACAAAGTGGGGAGCAGTTTTGACAAATGAAATCCTCATAGATTGGTTCGCCTTCTTCATCTCTTGGAATCTGTTATAATCACATAAGAATCACATAAGAAATTGAACTaaaaagccaaaacaaaagaaaagtcaaTCGTACACAAGATTAAGCACTGGCCACAAACCTGGCTACCAACACTGTCTGAAGGTTTGAAACCGAGATGCTCCTCGTGAAACCAATCCTCACAGAGACAACACTGTATCATCTCAACTTGTTCTTCCACATTTGGGTCAGGGTAAGGTAAGTCGCAAGTGCAGTACAAGCCTTTGAAATTATGGTTGTAAGAATTCTCAGAGTTTTCGACATCTTTGCTAGGGAGAAGCTTACACGCTAAAGTTCCAAACTTGGAGTTCCCACAATCACATCGAAAATTCCTCTTAGTCCACAGCTCCAAAAGCTTCATAACCAGAACAACAATGTTCAAGCCATTAGGAAACCAATTAACACATCGAAGCCAAATTCAAAGATAACATAATCCAGCTACATAATATTACCTCATGACCATCATGACAAGATAAGCAACAAGCAGTGCAGATTCCAGCATTCCCATCTGGTGTACATGTAATGCATGAGAAAATTGCTTGTCTTTTCATGTAACCCTTGGGGTAAGTACACTCATCACCCTCATCTCCACCCAACACCAAATCCGCTGCCTTCACACCAATTAATCACAAAAGCAATGATATTACAGAAACACACACACTACTGAATTGATAGAAACAGATGAAGACACACACACTGACACAAATCATAACTAGTAAGCAAGAAGCTGGAGACTGGTACAATAACACCATCCAAATTACTGTACTAGATTCAAAAAAGAATGTGACTTTAAGGTCGCAATTCAATTTCAGGATATGATGGATTTCAAATTTTAAGGCTTAAGCAAAACCCCCAAATCAGGAACCTATACGCCCCCCATAAAAATGACCAACCACAGGAGTGAAAATTGGGGGAAAGTATAAAACTTTCGTAAGAAGAATCATGAACATACAAAATTGATCTGATGGGGAGAAAAGAGAATTCAATAACAAACCAGCTCTTCAGCATCCATTTGTTCGATAAATTCATTGATCGTTACAGTTCCCTCAGCCTCCTCATCCTCGAAACCACCCGATGCCATTCCCGCAATCACTACTCACCAAAGTTTCCAGCTGAAATCATAAATTAAGAACATGAAATTGGACGAAAAGTAAAACTCAAAACGATATATTCCCTAAATtccctaaacaaaaaaaaaccctagattcctCGCAATACATAAAATTGAAAGTACCAGGTTGTATCGGTGAAGTTTTCAGGCTTGTGAAATCCCTAAAAGTTGTCACTTTTCAAGACATAGATAAAAACGAAGgcgccgagagagagagaagtactTTGGGGGAAACGAAGGTCAAGAAGAAGCTTAAAGGTCTTAAATAAGCACACAAGGGTTTGTGGGGGAGAAAGAAGGATCTAGTCGCGATTACTAACAAAACACGAGTAAGTGTTATTATATATACCAGCAGGGACTTTATCGACATTTTCCCGCCAATAACCCTCCAATTCTATGAGATACTATTCCTTTTTTCCCTCCTCTCTTATATCATCTAAGAATGGGGAGAGCACAAGATAAGTAATCCAGTGATTTAGATTGTAGGTACGTTACTTTGTTAGCTGATCTGCTTTCTACATGTAATATCATCCATAATTTGGTTTGTAAAATGCGAGATTTTTGCGATTTCATATTCGACCTCACTGATTAATAAGAGACAATAATAGAACGCACTTACGCACATCaataagattacaaaataatataaagaacaTAAAAAGTGATAATATGTTTGGATCATTTATTCCGTGCTATTTACTAATTACTTGTATTCCATGTATCCATGATTGTTTACCCGCGAAAAATTGTTAACGGTcgcaaaacaaattataatttaaacttatacataaaattataataacattttcaATTATAATAATAGGTGTCAAGCAGTTAATTGTGTCCACACATACATTGAATTAAGCAGATTCTtatcaatttattaattattgtggATTTCATCTAATAAACTCTAAAATCtaacactttttattttcttgttgagATCTtagtaataaaatctaaattattagctaacaaatataaatttacaaatcaatataaaatttcCATATGGATAATATTGACTTTAATGGGCTTAATAATAAAAAGCCCATTAAAAAGGttgaaatatgaaattttgactttttttatgGTCAGAGAAGAGCAACCAATCACAATCGTAGCAGGTGTATTAACTTCTTCTCCTCCGATCTGCCAAAAGCCGCGTGGACCCTATTTCCTCACACTTCCTTCcttccccctctctctctctcgagaagaagaagtttctggTTGACTAGTTGTTGGTTCGATCATCGATCATGGCGGAGCAGAAGAAATACATATTCCAGGTTGAAGAAGGCAAAGAAGGTACCGATGGTAGACCTTCAGTTGGACCTGTGTACCGCAGTATCTTCGCTAAAGACGGCTTCCCTGAACCGATCCAAGGAATGGATAGTTGTTGGGATGTTTTCCGgtgagattttcttttttgttatgcATGAGTTCCATTCTCCGATTCGTTGACTGATCGTGGAAATTGCTCTGACTTAaatcgtttttgttttgaaattgttCTGTGAAGTAGTAGTGTTTAAGCTTTACGGATCATCATAAGCAGATCTATAAGAGCTCTAAGAGTAATCGATCGatagaaatataattttgttggtCAATGATTTTCGCCATTTGTCTATAACAAACATTGTTTTGATTGGCGTGTGATGTGAATTTGTTGTTGCATGTATTTTTTGGTGATATTGTTTGGTTtgacattttccttttttttttgtttgtttctactGTAATTGTGTGTTTGTAGCATGGCGGTTGAGAAGTACCCAAACAATCCAATGCTTGGACGCCGCGAGATTGTAGATGGAAAGGTGTTGTTgctgtttccttttgattttggtttttgtgaatGTTAATTAAGGATTTATATTCACTTGTTTTATTTGATTCGTCTCAGCCGGGTAAGTATGTCTGGCAAACATACCAAGAAGTCTATGACATTGTCATTAAACTTGGAAATTCTCTCCGAGCTTGTGGAGTTAAGGATGTAAGATCCGTTCTTTTCCTTTATTATATCTAATCTTTAGTCtcattgtttcctttttttttgttttctgcttaCAATGTGATTAGTTTCACAGTTGCTTAATCTTGTTGTGTTTGCTGATATGTGTGGGATTTTAGGAAGCAAAATGTGGTATCTATGGTGCTAATTCTCCTGAGTGGATTATAAGCATGGAGGTAATTTAGTGGCTGGATCATGATATGATAttattgattgtgttttttgtttgaaactgactgtgaattttttatttaggCCTGTAATGCACATGGATTCTATTGTGTTCCGTTATATGATACACTAGGTATGTCTTttcagtatttttttaatatatacctGAAGGATAAATGCAACAGTCGATATCCAGTGGGATGCCACAATATTTTTAGCTAGTTGATTTGTCATGTTTGCTGCTTGTTAATTGTATAGGTGCTGGTGCTGTGGAATTCATTATTTGCCATTCAGAGGTTTCAATTGTCTttgtggaagagaagaagatctctGAGGTACAGTAAGATAACATCTCTAAtgttaaaatgtatatttatcaCTTTTATGTATTAATGACCGTGACCAAAAATTTTACAACTTTGTGGAACTTTTTCTCATCacttccttttccttttcattaTCAGTTGTTCAAGACCTGCCCAAACTCGACAGAGTACATGAAAAGTGAGTAATTCTTTTTTGTGTTATTCCCGTTTAGCTTTTTAACATATGATGCTTATGATCAAATGTGATTGTTTATAAGTACAGCTGTTGTGAGTTTCGGTGGTGTCTCCCgtgaacaaaaagaagaagctgaaactTTTGGGTTGGTTATATATGCTTGGGAGGAATTTTTGAAGCTGGTATGAGACTTTTCATCTGCTTTTTCCTGATATAAACTGATTCTGTGAAGTGGTCTATTATCTATGCTTACCATTTTTTTACTTTCCATCGTGATTTTTTTTGGCAGGGTGAAGGAAAGGAATATGATCTCCCcatcaaaaagaaaagtgaCATTTGCACGATTATGTATACTAGTGGAACCACTGGTGACCCTAAGGGAGTGATGATATCGAACGAAAGTATTGTTACTCTAATCGCTGGAGTGATCCGTCTACTGAAAAGCGCTAACGAGGCCGTGAGTTTCCTTCTTGCTTTCATGCATTTTTCATTATCCACAAGTAGTGCAAACTTTAAGTTCCCACTGTACCTGGCTTTGGTCTTAATCGATTTTCTTTTTGGCTGTGCAAATCAATAGTTGTCCGTGAAAGATGTGTATCTTTCTTATCTTCCTCTTGCTCACATCTTTGACCGGGTTATCGAGGAGTGTTTTATTCAACATGGTGCTGCAATTGGCTTCTGGCGTGGGGTCAGTACAGCTCAAAGATTATTATTTAAACCAGTTTTGACTTTGTTACTTTAACTTTCTCTGGGTTGTCTCCTCAGGATGTCAAATTGTTGATAGAAGACCTTGGTGAGCTTAAACCAACTATTTTCTGCGCTGTCCCTCGTGTCCTGGATAGAGTATACTCGGGTAAGATGTTTGAAATATCATATGTCCCAAGTATTTTCATTTCCTCACTGTATTATCTGTCTATCCCAAATATCTGACTCTGAGCTTCTACATTTGTACCACGTTAAACACCcaaatgtaaatattattctCAATTCCAAGAATATTTCTGTTAAGGtttcattctttcttctttggtgGATGTCGCATTTTCTAATTCTGTATatcctaatttttctttttaatttcatatgACTGATTACGACTTAACCGTGTTTCAATACATTGACCTATTATGACTAACAGGTCTTCAGAAAAAGCTTGCTGATGGTGGATTCTTGAAAAAGTTGCTGTTTGATTC from the Camelina sativa cultivar DH55 chromosome 12, Cs, whole genome shotgun sequence genome contains:
- the LOC104731082 gene encoding putative E3 ubiquitin-protein ligase UBR7, which produces MASGGFEDEEAEGTVTINEFIEQMDAEELAADLVLGGDEGDECTYPKGYMKRQAIFSCITCTPDGNAGICTACCLSCHDGHELLELWTKRNFRCDCGNSKFGTLACKLLPSKDVENSENSYNHNFKGLYCTCDLPYPDPNVEEQVEMIQCCLCEDWFHEEHLGFKPSDSVGSQIPRDEEGEPIYEDFICQNCSPLCSFLTLYPEKLWVAAQADSTGCANACSETIESNKTNMDAEAGQLENGTEAEKSVMRKCSEKISESEPGHLDNCSEAEKSVVRKCSEKMNDSEPGQPETSTTEAEKSVVQNGSDKINATEPVAAAGCAIGTNLNSCPDFEKKPLFLSKNWRNILCRCEKCVEMYNERKVSYLLDAEDTIVEYEKKAKEKRTEKLEKQEGEALDLLNNLDHVAKVEILHGIRDFKDELKGLLESGSGGPSKAITAADIEQMFSNLKNKRKRME
- the LOC104731083 gene encoding long chain acyl-CoA synthetase 4, whose amino-acid sequence is MAEQKKYIFQVEEGKEGTDGRPSVGPVYRSIFAKDGFPEPIQGMDSCWDVFRMAVEKYPNNPMLGRREIVDGKPGKYVWQTYQEVYDIVIKLGNSLRACGVKDEAKCGIYGANSPEWIISMEACNAHGFYCVPLYDTLGAGAVEFIICHSEVSIVFVEEKKISELFKTCPNSTEYMKTVVSFGGVSREQKEEAETFGLVIYAWEEFLKLGEGKEYDLPIKKKSDICTIMYTSGTTGDPKGVMISNESIVTLIAGVIRLLKSANEALSVKDVYLSYLPLAHIFDRVIEECFIQHGAAIGFWRGDVKLLIEDLGELKPTIFCAVPRVLDRVYSGLQKKLADGGFLKKLLFDSAFSYKFGHMKKGQSHVEASPICDKLVFSKVKQGLGGNVRIILSGAAPLASHVESFLRVVACCHVLQGYGLTESCAGSFVSLPDRLDMLGTVGPPVPNVDVRLESVPEMEYDALADKPRGEICIRGKTLFSGYYKREDLTKEVLIDGWLHTGDVGEWQPNGSMKIIDRKKNIFKLSQGEYVAVENIENIYGEVQAVDSVWVYGNSFESFLVAIANPNQHILEHWAADNNVSGDYNALCQNEKAKEFVLGELVKMAKEKKMKGFEIIKAIHLDPVPFDMERDLLTPTYKKKRPQLLKYYQTVIDEMYKTTNAKFAARG